From Verrucomicrobia bacterium S94, the proteins below share one genomic window:
- a CDS encoding glycine--tRNA ligase, which produces MNGFWDYGPLGVEMKRNIKACWWKSMTQLREDIVGLDSSIIMHPKVWEASGHVGNFKDPMLDCRETKGRYRADQIFVLKHKSDDNALMFAYHEGAPAPAEKKIKKIAKGDAADYAEVALLDIPLEAYDRLVGPDTDEPGTLTEPRAFNLMFKTYVGPVEESSNVAYLRPETAQGIFAQFSNVLSTVRNKVPFGIAQIGKAFRNEINPRNYTFRSREFEQMELEYFIKPGTDAEQHEYWVAERLKWYEKVGLPEGRMHRDIHEGDALAHYASACTDIMYDFPFGTQELEGIAARGNFDLTQHQNTSGKKMEYRDEATGETYIPHVIEPSAGVDRIALALLCEAYREEWINKETGEIKTAEVGVRRAPEGHEARTVLRFAPCIAPYKVAVLPLVKNKEELVAKARELYEQLSKRWKVFYDQTGAIGRRYRRQDEIGTPLCVTVDFETIEDDNAVTVRDRDTMEQIRLPIDELEAYISNIVDF; this is translated from the coding sequence ATCAACGGCTTCTGGGACTACGGTCCGCTGGGCGTGGAAATGAAACGCAATATCAAGGCCTGCTGGTGGAAATCCATGACACAGCTGCGCGAAGATATTGTCGGCCTCGACTCTTCCATCATCATGCACCCGAAAGTATGGGAAGCCTCCGGCCATGTCGGCAATTTTAAAGACCCTATGCTCGACTGCCGCGAAACCAAAGGCCGCTACCGTGCCGACCAGATTTTTGTACTGAAACATAAATCCGACGATAACGCGCTGATGTTTGCCTATCACGAAGGCGCACCGGCCCCGGCGGAAAAAAAGATCAAGAAAATCGCTAAAGGCGATGCGGCGGATTATGCCGAAGTCGCTCTGCTCGACATTCCGCTCGAAGCCTACGACAGACTCGTCGGTCCCGATACCGACGAACCCGGCACACTCACCGAACCGCGCGCCTTCAACCTGATGTTTAAAACCTATGTCGGTCCGGTTGAAGAAAGCTCCAACGTGGCCTACCTCCGTCCGGAAACCGCCCAGGGCATTTTCGCCCAGTTCAGCAATGTGCTTTCCACGGTCCGCAACAAAGTACCGTTCGGTATTGCGCAGATCGGCAAAGCCTTCCGTAATGAAATCAACCCGCGTAACTACACCTTCCGTTCGCGCGAGTTCGAACAGATGGAACTCGAATATTTCATTAAACCGGGCACCGACGCCGAACAGCACGAGTACTGGGTGGCGGAACGCCTCAAATGGTACGAAAAAGTCGGACTTCCCGAAGGCCGCATGCACCGCGACATTCACGAAGGCGATGCACTCGCCCACTACGCTTCGGCCTGCACCGACATCATGTACGACTTCCCGTTCGGCACACAGGAGCTCGAAGGAATCGCCGCCCGCGGTAATTTCGACCTGACCCAGCACCAGAATACCAGCGGCAAGAAAATGGAATACCGCGACGAAGCGACCGGCGAGACCTATATCCCGCACGTGATCGAACCGTCAGCCGGTGTTGACCGTATTGCTCTTGCCCTGCTCTGCGAAGCCTACCGCGAAGAGTGGATCAACAAGGAAACCGGAGAAATTAAAACCGCAGAAGTCGGAGTCCGCCGTGCACCGGAAGGCCACGAGGCCCGTACTGTTCTGCGTTTTGCACCCTGTATCGCTCCGTATAAAGTGGCCGTACTTCCGCTGGTCAAAAACAAGGAAGAGCTCGTCGCCAAAGCCCGCGAACTCTACGAACAGCTTTCCAAACGCTGGAAAGTGTTCTACGATCAGACCGGTGCCATCGGCCGCCGCTATCGTCGTCAGGACGAAATCGGAACCCCGCTCTGCGTGACCGTCGACTTTGAAACCATCGAAGACGACAATGCCGTCACGGTCCGCGACCGCGACACCATGGAGCAGATCCGCCTGCCGATCGACGAACTGGAAGCCTATATTTCCAACATCGTTGATTTTTAA
- a CDS encoding flavin reductase family protein, with the protein MELDFDLPELKTRAYYILSSLVTPRPIALVTTVDNDGNINAAPFSFFNLMGSRPPICVFAPGNRDEGTPKDTVLNIQMNNQFVVNLVDEPIAEAMNACAASVPYGENELQLSGLTPAASSMVLPPRIAEAPASLECEAYDTLEIGKNRMVIGLIKRVHVRDEIYDEETRRINTDQLKIIGRMSAPHWYCKTTDRFEMIRPD; encoded by the coding sequence ATGGAACTTGATTTTGATCTCCCGGAATTGAAAACCCGCGCTTATTACATTCTTTCATCGCTGGTGACGCCGCGGCCGATTGCCCTGGTGACGACGGTGGATAATGACGGAAATATTAACGCCGCGCCCTTCAGCTTTTTCAATCTGATGGGATCCCGCCCGCCGATCTGCGTATTCGCGCCGGGTAACCGCGATGAGGGAACCCCTAAAGATACTGTGCTGAACATTCAGATGAACAACCAGTTTGTGGTCAATCTGGTCGATGAACCGATCGCCGAAGCCATGAATGCCTGTGCAGCATCGGTTCCCTATGGCGAAAATGAGCTGCAGTTGAGCGGTCTAACGCCCGCCGCTAGCTCCATGGTTCTTCCGCCGCGAATTGCAGAAGCTCCGGCGAGTCTGGAATGCGAGGCGTATGACACACTCGAAATCGGGAAAAACCGGATGGTGATCGGACTGATTAAGCGGGTTCATGTCCGCGACGAAATTTATGATGAAGAAACCCGGCGAATCAATACCGATCAACTGAAGATCATCGGCCGGATGTCTGCGCCGCATTGGTACTGCAAAACCACCGACCGCTTTGAAATGATCCGGCCGGACTGA
- a CDS encoding MFS transporter, translating into MAGSLYLSDKRSGRECGISGLLAGVTENDEFTAHSVPRDLDTSLRNSTIAGAIGMFFFMTIQNGPIPLMLEKLGAGGIAIGLTTTLFQLGMIIQVPATFYTERLTRRKTFFSITHGLARSFLAIPGIYMLTAKEPLSPAILLTLAAIGLFGLVAQSSSPIWFSWMADLVPGKRSSAFWAQRQGWVMVTSLTTVAVTGWFLDLFPEQSLDGFAWILIIASVFGILDIVIHWFVFEPEPHPVNRSLSAVKRIFQPLENPDFRYFTLAMCIWFFGLGFFAPFMNVYLKTEFALSYTHLSSIQMAGMISGVVASFVSGHLINRMGLRTYGLAMVLTVPLFSIAWFILDGQSNGLLPILGKVPQPVVVLCCSSIIAGGVYAAVGLLQFNLLGTLSPPNGRTMAMAVHWSLIGAISALGPVAGGWVKDWFTAHPPNLTLITGTPVSWFQVIILIHDAIVWLVMFPLLLKISRKEGEWPIQKGVAHIFFLAPLRAARNLYTFNPLLMRAKQNKQNKSS; encoded by the coding sequence ATGGCTGGATCTCTGTACCTCTCCGATAAAAGGTCCGGCCGGGAATGTGGAATTTCTGGCCTATTGGCAGGTGTAACGGAAAATGATGAATTCACAGCACACTCTGTCCCCCGGGATCTGGATACCTCACTGCGGAACAGCACCATTGCCGGTGCAATCGGTATGTTTTTTTTCATGACGATACAGAACGGGCCGATTCCGCTGATGCTCGAAAAACTCGGCGCCGGCGGCATCGCCATCGGCCTGACGACCACGCTGTTTCAGCTCGGCATGATTATACAGGTTCCGGCAACCTTCTACACCGAGCGCCTCACCCGTCGGAAAACCTTCTTTTCGATCACCCACGGCCTGGCGCGCTCATTTCTGGCCATTCCCGGCATTTATATGCTTACAGCCAAAGAACCCCTCTCCCCGGCCATCCTCTTAACGCTGGCCGCCATCGGTTTATTCGGTCTCGTTGCCCAGTCCAGCTCCCCGATCTGGTTCAGCTGGATGGCCGACCTCGTGCCGGGTAAGCGGAGTTCCGCGTTCTGGGCCCAGCGCCAGGGCTGGGTTATGGTCACCTCACTGACCACTGTAGCCGTCACCGGCTGGTTTCTGGATCTTTTCCCTGAACAGAGTCTGGATGGATTTGCCTGGATTCTGATCATTGCTTCCGTCTTCGGCATTCTGGATATTGTGATCCACTGGTTTGTCTTCGAACCCGAACCGCATCCTGTCAACCGCTCGCTTTCGGCCGTCAAACGAATATTCCAACCTCTGGAAAATCCGGATTTCCGCTATTTCACACTGGCCATGTGTATCTGGTTTTTCGGGCTCGGTTTTTTCGCCCCCTTCATGAATGTGTACCTGAAGACAGAATTCGCCCTCAGCTACACACACCTTTCATCCATTCAGATGGCCGGAATGATCAGTGGTGTTGTAGCCAGCTTTGTCAGCGGACACCTGATCAACCGTATGGGATTGCGTACCTATGGCCTGGCCATGGTACTCACTGTTCCGCTTTTTTCCATTGCCTGGTTTATCCTCGACGGCCAAAGCAACGGTCTGCTTCCCATTCTTGGAAAAGTTCCCCAACCCGTGGTGGTTCTGTGCTGCAGCTCCATTATTGCCGGAGGCGTGTATGCCGCAGTCGGACTGCTGCAGTTTAATCTGCTCGGCACGCTTTCCCCTCCAAACGGCCGCACCATGGCCATGGCCGTGCACTGGTCGTTGATCGGCGCAATCTCCGCTCTGGGACCGGTCGCCGGCGGCTGGGTTAAAGACTGGTTTACCGCTCACCCGCCAAACCTTACCCTGATTACCGGCACTCCCGTCAGCTGGTTTCAGGTCATCATTCTGATCCACGATGCAATCGTCTGGCTGGTGATGTTTCCTCTACTGCTGAAAATCAGCCGGAAAGAGGGTGAATGGCCCATTCAGAAAGGCGTTGCCCACATCTTTTTTCTTGCTCCGTTGCGGGCAGCGAGAAACCTGTATACCTTCAACCCGTTGCTCATGAGAGCAAAACAAAATAAACAAAATAAATCGTCCTAA
- a CDS encoding transglutaminase family protein, whose amino-acid sequence MWLHASTHLEFQIPVPTPLLLMLRPRSGGQQWIAREEYVLSPSVPVIEFTDWFGNLCQRLVAPAGYFSIHTSVDVETAEACDAAPGAPFIEVQQLPDETLPYLYPSRFCESDRFSEMAASITAGSLCGYDQCRAIVDYIRNTIAYTPGMGQQIISATEVHQAGHGVCRDLAHLGIACCRALSIPARFVVGYLEGLHPMDLHAWFEAYVGNRWYTFDATQSNLQGGRIAIAFGRDAADVAIYTQFGDPIDLLRMDIRVGQMPEPTS is encoded by the coding sequence ATGTGGTTACACGCATCCACTCATCTTGAATTTCAGATTCCGGTTCCAACGCCCCTGCTGCTGATGCTCCGCCCGCGTAGCGGCGGACAGCAGTGGATCGCCCGCGAAGAGTACGTGCTGTCGCCCAGCGTTCCCGTCATAGAGTTTACCGACTGGTTCGGCAACCTCTGCCAGCGTCTGGTGGCTCCGGCCGGATATTTTTCCATTCATACTTCAGTTGATGTTGAAACGGCGGAAGCCTGTGATGCGGCCCCCGGGGCTCCGTTTATTGAAGTGCAGCAACTCCCGGACGAAACACTGCCCTATCTATATCCCAGCCGCTTCTGCGAATCGGACCGGTTCAGCGAAATGGCCGCTTCGATCACTGCGGGCAGTCTGTGCGGATATGACCAGTGCCGTGCGATTGTTGATTATATCCGCAATACCATTGCATACACTCCGGGAATGGGACAGCAGATCATCAGCGCCACAGAGGTCCATCAGGCGGGCCACGGCGTCTGCCGCGACCTGGCCCACCTGGGTATTGCCTGCTGTCGCGCACTGTCAATTCCCGCCCGCTTTGTCGTCGGCTATCTCGAAGGCCTGCACCCCATGGATCTGCATGCCTGGTTCGAGGCGTATGTCGGTAACCGCTGGTATACGTTTGATGCCACACAATCCAACCTGCAGGGCGGTCGCATTGCCATTGCTTTCGGACGCGACGCCGCAGACGTAGCGATCTATACCCAGTTCGGCGATCCGATTGATCTGCTCCGTATGGATATCCGGGTCGGACAGATGCCCGAACCGACCAGCTGA
- a CDS encoding IS1380 family transposase, with translation MHANRIHCELLPGKKQPRPTMDKDNQIQLPFSPLKNRKVSAVFDEPLVSSDGGLMLVREVLEETGIIRSLAGALHDPRHPSYVDHTMEELLTQRVAQICCGYEDANDCDALRDDPLFKMAAGRLPEDGALASQPTMSRLENRVSVRELLRMGYALADQFIASFDHAPAAIVLDLDPTADHVHGRQQMALFNAFEDEYCFMPFHLYDGLSGKLITTVLRPGKTPTDREIISVLKRVVKRIRAAFPCTRLIFRADSHHTKPVVMDWLEAQSVDFVTGLQTNSRLKAQFAQALADARKKHECTGREACVFASAFYQARTWSRARRVICRVLVNANGEDLRFIITSFENSGAKYLYETVYCGRGAMELMIKDHKNGLLSDRTSCHRFSANQFRLFLHSAAYVVMHHLRSVRLKGTRFCRAEFKTLRLKLLKIGVRVETGKTRIKLHMPQAFAEIMTLKTSVFANTG, from the coding sequence ATGCACGCAAATAGAATACATTGCGAATTGCTTCCCGGCAAAAAACAACCAAGGCCGACAATGGATAAAGATAATCAGATTCAGCTTCCTTTCTCACCTCTTAAAAACCGTAAAGTCTCCGCTGTCTTTGACGAACCCCTGGTCAGCTCGGACGGCGGGCTGATGCTTGTTCGCGAGGTGCTCGAAGAGACCGGAATCATCCGCTCGCTCGCCGGGGCGTTGCACGATCCCCGCCATCCGTCGTATGTCGACCATACGATGGAGGAGTTGTTGACCCAGCGTGTTGCCCAGATCTGCTGCGGCTACGAAGACGCGAATGATTGTGACGCCTTGCGCGACGATCCGCTGTTCAAAATGGCGGCGGGCCGTCTTCCCGAAGACGGTGCGCTCGCCTCGCAGCCTACTATGTCGCGGCTCGAAAACCGCGTGTCTGTCCGGGAGCTGCTCCGGATGGGGTATGCCTTGGCGGATCAGTTCATTGCATCGTTTGATCATGCGCCGGCGGCCATCGTGCTTGATCTGGATCCCACCGCCGACCATGTTCATGGCCGGCAGCAGATGGCCTTGTTCAATGCCTTCGAGGATGAATACTGCTTCATGCCGTTTCACCTGTACGACGGACTCAGCGGGAAGCTGATCACCACAGTGCTTCGCCCGGGCAAGACGCCGACGGACCGGGAAATTATCAGCGTACTCAAGCGGGTGGTAAAACGTATCCGGGCGGCCTTTCCATGCACCCGCCTGATCTTCCGTGCAGACTCGCACCACACGAAGCCCGTGGTCATGGACTGGCTGGAGGCACAATCAGTGGACTTTGTCACCGGACTCCAGACGAACTCGCGTTTAAAAGCACAGTTTGCACAGGCCCTTGCTGACGCACGCAAAAAGCATGAATGTACCGGCCGTGAAGCGTGTGTTTTTGCATCCGCCTTTTATCAGGCCCGTACCTGGAGCCGGGCGCGCCGCGTGATCTGCCGGGTACTGGTCAATGCGAACGGGGAGGATCTGCGTTTTATCATTACCTCCTTCGAAAACAGCGGCGCGAAATATCTTTATGAAACGGTCTACTGCGGGCGCGGCGCGATGGAGCTGATGATCAAAGATCACAAGAACGGCCTGCTGTCGGACCGGACCAGCTGCCACCGATTCAGTGCCAATCAGTTTCGCCTGTTCCTGCACTCCGCGGCCTACGTCGTGATGCACCACCTGCGCAGCGTGCGACTCAAGGGCACGCGGTTCTGTCGTGCCGAATTTAAAACCCTCCGCCTGAAACTGCTCAAAATCGGTGTTCGGGTGGAGACAGGGAAGACCCGCATCAAGCTGCATATGCCCCAGGCCTTTGCAGAAATCATGACCCTGAAAACATCCGTATTCGCAAATACAGGATAG
- a CDS encoding TlyA family RNA methyltransferase: MPKLRLDQLLVQRELADSREQAQRLIRAGMVCVGEQPASKPGHQYKDDVIVTLKEKEKYVSRGGLKIEGAHKQFGFDLTGAICLDIGSSTGGFTDFMLQNGASKVYAIDCGTNQLHYKLRVDDRVVVMENTNARYITTDEVPEPADFCSIDTSFISLTNILPPLKQLIRPGGHIVSLIKPQFEAGKKQVGKGGVVRDPAIHEEVIEKVRKFGTEELGFQWLDLCTSPIKGPAGNVEFLAYWQV, encoded by the coding sequence ATGCCGAAACTTCGATTAGACCAGCTGCTTGTACAGCGTGAACTTGCCGACAGCCGGGAGCAGGCCCAGCGCCTGATCCGTGCCGGCATGGTTTGCGTGGGGGAACAACCGGCCTCCAAACCGGGCCATCAGTATAAAGATGATGTTATAGTAACACTGAAAGAAAAGGAAAAATATGTCAGTCGCGGCGGTCTCAAGATCGAGGGGGCACATAAACAGTTCGGCTTCGATCTGACCGGAGCGATCTGTCTCGATATCGGCTCCTCCACCGGTGGCTTCACCGATTTTATGCTCCAGAACGGTGCTTCGAAAGTCTATGCCATCGACTGCGGAACCAATCAGCTGCACTACAAACTGAGGGTGGATGACCGCGTAGTTGTAATGGAAAACACCAATGCGCGCTACATTACTACCGATGAGGTTCCTGAACCGGCAGATTTCTGCTCTATCGACACCTCGTTCATTTCGCTAACCAACATTCTCCCTCCGCTTAAACAGCTGATCCGGCCGGGAGGTCATATTGTTTCGCTAATCAAGCCTCAGTTTGAAGCCGGCAAAAAACAGGTCGGCAAGGGCGGCGTTGTGCGTGATCCTGCCATTCATGAAGAAGTTATTGAAAAAGTTCGTAAATTCGGCACCGAAGAACTGGGATTCCAATGGCTGGATCTCTGTACCTCTCCGATAAAAGGTCCGGCCGGGAATGTGGAATTTCTGGCCTATTGGCAGGTGTAA
- a CDS encoding MCE family protein, which translates to MRTKPHYFAIGMFVIISVLLGLAGLVLLSSDALQAPDRFIETYVDESVQGIDVGTPFKLRGVKVGSVSQVSLVSSVYETSKMYVLIRIALDKRHMDLKNVEFEEELKRQISNGLRLHLVPQGITGLSFVEADLFPDALQPPLEIDWEPEVLYVPSIPSTLNLLSRSLERMAGQLNTLNLDVIGDNIEEMTGNLNETVVHVQKLMANASDASEDITENIRVASHDLPEITAHLKTTTDQLEAMIHSSDQDIDQILDNLRYITDEAGELIRMLKRYPGMLLSEPPEQKMSR; encoded by the coding sequence ATGCGTACGAAACCCCATTATTTTGCCATTGGAATGTTTGTCATTATTTCAGTACTGCTAGGTCTGGCCGGTCTGGTACTGCTGAGTTCCGATGCGCTGCAGGCTCCGGACCGTTTTATTGAAACCTATGTGGACGAGTCGGTGCAGGGTATCGATGTCGGAACGCCGTTTAAACTGCGTGGGGTGAAAGTGGGCAGTGTGAGCCAGGTGTCGCTGGTTTCGTCCGTATATGAAACGAGTAAAATGTATGTGCTGATTCGGATTGCTCTGGATAAACGGCATATGGATCTGAAGAATGTTGAATTTGAAGAAGAGCTGAAGCGGCAGATCAGCAATGGGCTGCGGTTGCATCTGGTGCCGCAGGGCATCACCGGACTCTCTTTTGTGGAGGCCGATCTATTCCCGGATGCGCTCCAGCCACCGCTGGAAATCGACTGGGAGCCGGAGGTGCTGTACGTGCCGTCTATTCCCTCGACGCTGAATTTGCTGAGCCGCTCTCTGGAACGCATGGCCGGGCAGTTGAATACATTAAATCTGGATGTTATCGGGGATAATATTGAGGAGATGACCGGAAATCTGAACGAAACCGTTGTGCATGTACAAAAGCTGATGGCGAATGCATCGGATGCCTCTGAAGATATCACGGAGAATATTCGGGTGGCTTCACATGATCTCCCGGAGATTACAGCCCATCTGAAGACAACGACGGATCAGCTGGAAGCTATGATTCATTCATCCGATCAGGATATTGATCAGATTCTGGATAATCTGCGTTATATCACGGATGAAGCCGGGGAACTGATCCGGATGCTGAAACGCTATCCCGGCATGCTGCTTTCCGAGCCGCCGGAACAGAAAATGAGCCGATAA
- a CDS encoding superoxide dismutase: MMAYELPALPYAYDALEPYIDARTMEIHHTKHHQAYITKVNAALEGTGLEDTPLSELCANLDKVPEDKRGAVRNNGGGHANHTFFWEIMIGEKQEPTGELLAALNDSFGSYDGFKEAFSNAAATRFGSGWAWLCKHDGGKLSVCSTPNQDNPLMKDVACDGAPILGLDVWEHAYYLNYQNRRPDYINAFFNVINWDLVGQYYAKGPSCG; this comes from the coding sequence ATTATGGCTTATGAATTACCGGCACTCCCCTACGCATATGACGCGCTCGAACCCTATATTGATGCGCGCACGATGGAAATCCATCATACGAAACACCATCAGGCCTACATCACGAAAGTGAATGCCGCCCTCGAAGGTACCGGTCTTGAAGACACCCCGCTGAGTGAACTCTGTGCAAATCTGGACAAAGTTCCGGAAGATAAACGCGGCGCGGTTCGCAACAATGGCGGCGGTCATGCCAACCACACCTTCTTCTGGGAAATTATGATCGGTGAAAAGCAGGAGCCCACCGGCGAACTGCTCGCCGCCCTCAATGACTCCTTCGGCAGTTATGACGGCTTCAAAGAGGCCTTCAGCAACGCCGCAGCAACGCGCTTCGGCTCCGGATGGGCCTGGCTCTGCAAGCATGATGGCGGAAAACTGTCCGTCTGCTCTACGCCGAACCAGGATAATCCGCTGATGAAAGATGTGGCCTGTGACGGTGCGCCGATTCTCGGCCTTGATGTATGGGAGCACGCGTATTATCTGAATTATCAGAACCGACGTCCCGACTACATCAATGCCTTCTTCAATGTGATCAACTGGGATCTCGTCGGACAGTATTACGCCAAAGGGCCCAGCTGTGGATAA
- a CDS encoding prephenate dehydrogenase/arogenate dehydrogenase family protein, translating to MHLFSSNEGYMNSKTNIAILGLGLMGASLALGLKKRGFRGCIKGYARREITRVQALESGVADEVFADPEEAVRDADLVVICVPIWTIAKLAEQIVPALKPGAVVTDVGSTKSELLKLMCPLFKASDAYFVGSHPIAGSEKTGIEAGNPDLYDGRLCIVCPVESTPAEADERVSNLWKTAGSEVVAMSPCEHDALLASTSHLPHMIAAALARSVAGGDPAKKADYCGTGFKDTTRVASGSADMWVDIIDTNRDALVEEIDRFHDELQGLIKILRSGNGNDIRKWLEEARNGRDEILKLNRFLK from the coding sequence ATGCACCTCTTTTCAAGTAATGAAGGATACATGAACAGTAAGACAAATATAGCGATTCTCGGACTCGGCCTGATGGGCGCTTCGCTCGCACTCGGTTTGAAAAAGCGCGGCTTCAGGGGCTGCATTAAAGGATATGCCCGGAGGGAGATAACCCGCGTTCAGGCCCTGGAATCCGGTGTGGCGGATGAAGTGTTTGCCGATCCGGAGGAGGCGGTCCGCGATGCGGATCTTGTGGTGATCTGTGTGCCGATCTGGACGATTGCCAAACTGGCGGAACAGATTGTTCCGGCGCTGAAGCCCGGAGCGGTGGTTACGGATGTGGGAAGCACGAAGTCCGAGCTGCTGAAACTGATGTGTCCGCTTTTTAAGGCTTCGGATGCATATTTTGTCGGTTCGCACCCGATTGCCGGTTCCGAAAAGACCGGGATCGAAGCGGGGAATCCGGATCTGTACGACGGACGGCTCTGTATTGTCTGTCCGGTGGAGTCCACTCCGGCCGAAGCGGATGAACGGGTTTCCAACCTTTGGAAAACGGCGGGATCGGAAGTGGTTGCAATGTCTCCATGCGAACATGATGCGCTGCTGGCTTCGACGAGTCATCTTCCGCATATGATTGCCGCCGCACTGGCACGGTCGGTGGCCGGTGGTGATCCTGCGAAAAAAGCGGACTATTGCGGCACAGGGTTCAAGGATACGACTCGTGTTGCTTCGGGATCGGCCGATATGTGGGTGGATATTATCGACACCAACCGCGATGCACTGGTGGAGGAGATTGACCGTTTTCACGACGAGCTGCAGGGGCTGATTAAAATTCTGCGCAGTGGCAACGGCAACGATATCCGGAAATGGCTGGAAGAAGCGCGCAACGGCCGCGACGAGATTTTAAAATTAAATAGGTTCCTAAAATAA
- the aroA gene encoding 3-phosphoshikimate 1-carboxyvinyltransferase, with protein MSSKTVYPAKLEGSVRVPGDKSISQRVAMLASLADGTSKVTGYLMGEDAKSTLSAMEQMGAKAEFKDDALYITGVAGKLQPPTEPLNMGNSGTGTRLLAGIVAGAGIEAAMIGDDSLSSRPMGRIRHPLELMGASIGLTGKRGTLPMMIAGGNLKGIGYLLPMASAQVKSCVLLAGLFAEGKTTVVEPRPTRDHTEKLFEALDIPIEINGLEITVEGLGKDGVHFKARDFVVPGDFSSAAFWIVAVAARPGAELTIENVGLNLRRTALLDVMKRMGADIEVTVTEAKGDPIGNLRVRGAQLKGTVIEGDEIPNLIDEIPIICVAGALAEGETDVRDAAELRVKESDRIAEMVKNLKLFGVNVEEKEDGMVMTGPTGLKTPDVVIDSHGDHRIAMSVAILNSFATEPITIDKVDCVDTSYPEFWQHLEQLGGKVE; from the coding sequence ATGAGCAGTAAAACAGTATATCCGGCAAAGCTGGAGGGGAGCGTTCGCGTTCCCGGGGACAAGAGTATTTCGCAGCGCGTAGCCATGCTGGCTTCGCTGGCAGACGGAACGTCGAAAGTGACGGGGTATCTGATGGGCGAGGATGCCAAAAGCACCCTCTCGGCCATGGAGCAGATGGGTGCCAAGGCGGAATTTAAAGACGATGCACTCTATATTACCGGTGTGGCCGGCAAACTGCAGCCGCCGACAGAACCGTTGAATATGGGCAATTCCGGAACGGGTACGCGCCTGCTGGCCGGAATTGTGGCGGGTGCCGGAATTGAAGCGGCAATGATTGGCGACGATTCGCTTTCTTCCCGCCCGATGGGACGGATCCGTCATCCGCTGGAGCTCATGGGAGCGAGCATCGGACTGACCGGAAAACGCGGTACGCTGCCGATGATGATTGCCGGCGGTAATCTGAAAGGCATCGGCTATCTGCTGCCGATGGCATCGGCCCAGGTAAAATCCTGTGTGCTGCTGGCCGGGCTCTTTGCCGAAGGGAAAACGACGGTTGTTGAGCCGCGTCCGACGCGTGACCATACCGAAAAACTGTTTGAGGCGCTGGATATTCCGATTGAAATCAACGGTCTTGAAATCACCGTTGAAGGGCTGGGCAAAGACGGGGTGCATTTCAAGGCACGCGATTTTGTGGTGCCGGGCGATTTTTCGTCGGCCGCATTCTGGATAGTGGCCGTGGCGGCACGTCCGGGAGCGGAGCTGACCATTGAAAACGTGGGCTTGAATCTGCGGCGTACAGCACTGCTGGATGTCATGAAACGGATGGGCGCAGATATCGAAGTGACGGTAACCGAAGCGAAGGGAGATCCGATCGGTAATCTCCGGGTTCGCGGGGCACAGTTGAAAGGGACTGTGATTGAAGGCGACGAGATTCCCAACCTGATTGATGAAATTCCGATTATCTGTGTCGCCGGTGCGCTGGCGGAAGGCGAAACCGATGTGCGCGACGCGGCGGAGCTGCGGGTGAAGGAATCGGATCGTATTGCCGAGATGGTGAAGAATCTGAAGCTTTTCGGCGTGAACGTTGAAGAAAAAGAGGATGGTATGGTGATGACGGGGCCGACCGGGTTGAAGACGCCCGACGTTGTGATCGACAGCCACGGAGACCATCGTATTGCGATGTCGGTGGCGATTCTGAACAGTTTTGCAACGGAACCGATTACGATTGATAAGGTGGACTGTGTGGATACTTCATATCCTGAATTCTGGCAGCATCTTGAACAGCTTGGCGGAAAAGTCGAGTAG